The genomic stretch GGAGCTGGTGGTAGACGCTTCGGGCTCCATGTCTGGCGCGAAGGTCCACACGGCTGCGCAAGCCGCCTACGCGCTCGCTTCGGTGCTGGACCGCATTGGCATCAAGAGCGAGGTGATCTGCTTCACCACTGGCGAATGTCCGATCAGCCACGTCAAGCTGGAAGAGGAGAGCGACAAGATCGGCAAGGGCTTCACGCGGGTCGAGGCGCTCTACATGCCGATCATCAAAGGCTTCAACGAGCGCATGACGGCGACCGAGACCAAGAGCCGCTTCGCCTGGCTGCCGAACTCGAACATTCTGCGCAACAACGTCGACGGGGAATGCGTGGAGATCGCGGCCCGCCGGCTGCTGTCTCGCCGCGAGGCCGGCAAGGTCATGATGGTGCTCTCCGACGGCGCGCCCAGCTGCTACTCCAGCAACCCCCGCGCGCTCCAGAAGCACCTCAAGGAGACCGTGAAGAAGGTCGAGGGGTCGGGCGTCAAGGTGGTCGGCATCGGCATCATGTCCACCGAAGTGGAGCGCTTCTACAGCCGCAGCATGGTCCTCAATGACGTGAGCGAGCTGCCGCAGCGCGTCATGAAGGAGCTGCGCCACCTGCTTTTGGGCTGATTCAGGCTACGTGATTGGGATAGTCAGAACTGACTGACTATCCCCTGCATCGCATCTTTAAATTTACACATGTCGCAGCGCATTGCTGCATCAACTAGCAAACACACTCTGTTGGAGATAACCATGAGCGAGAACTCGGAAAAGATCACCTGCGAAATCTGCAACGCGCAAGTCCACTCGATCCAGATTCACCTGCGCAAGGACCACGAAGACTGGACCATCGAGCGTTACCAGCAAGCCTACCCGGAAGCGCCGCTGCTCTCGGAAGCCGCCAAGCGCGCCATCGCTGAGAAGCGCAAGGACACGACCGCAGTCGCAGCCGCACCGCTGGAGATGGCCGGCACAGCCGCAGCCGTCGCTGCCGCTCCGAACGTTGCCTCGCTCATGCCGAAGGGCCAGATCGTGAAGCAGCCGTTCCACGAAGTGTTCGGCTTGGGCAAGGTGGCTGCCGCCCTGTCGAGCAAGAAAGAGCCGATCCCCATCAGCGTGGTCGCCACGTCGGCTGACCCGGACATGGTGCCCACGAAGTCCGACGACTACGTGTATGACGTGGACGAACTCAAGAACGTCATCTTGGCGCTGGAGCTGAATATCCCCTGCTACGTCTGGGGCCACAAGGGCTCGGGCAAGTCGGAGCTGTATGAGCAAATCTGCGCGCGCACCAACCGCGCCATGATCCGCGTCCAGCACACGGTGAACACCGAAGAAAGCCACATCGTCGGTCAGTGGGTCGTCAAGAACGGCCAGACCGAGTTCGAGCTGGGACCGCTGCCGCTCGCCATGAAGAATGGCTGGGTCTACGCGGCCGACGAATACGACTTCGCGCTGCCGAGCGTGCTGTCGGTCTACCAGGCAGTGCTCGAGGGCAAGGCGCTGGTGATCAAGGAAGCCGACGCCGCCAATCGCGTGATCGAGCCGCATCCGAACTTCCGCTTCGTCGCGACCGGCAACACCAACGGCAGCGGCGACGAAACGGGCCTCTATCAGGGCACGTCGCTCCAGAACAGCGCCAACTACGACCGCTTCGGCATGGTCGTCCACAAGCAATACATGAAGAAACAGTTCGAGAGCCTCATCCTTCAGAAGCGCGTCGGGCTGGTGAAGGAAGACGCCGACAAGATGGTGGACTTCGCGGCGCTGGTGCGTGAGGCATACGACGGCGCCAAGATCAGCGACGTGATTTCGCCTCGCACGCTGATCTACTCGGCAAAGATCGGCGTCAAGCGCGGCTCGTTCCGCCAGGGCATCCAGCTGTCCTTCATCAACAAGCTGTCGAAGGTGGACCGCGAGGTGGTGGACGGTCTTGCGCAACGCATCTTTGGCTGATCCAGCATGTATAGCACGGACGTTCTTGAGTGCTACCAGGGCAACCTGGGGCTGGTGCATAAGGTGGCACGCAACTGCTACCGCCGGCTCCAGGCGATCGGCGCAGCGATGGACTTCGAGGATGTGGTGGGTGAAGTCCGTCAGTCGCTGGTCGTGGCGCACGCGAGCTTCGATCCCAATCAGGGGTT from Ralstonia pickettii encodes the following:
- a CDS encoding AAA family ATPase, with amino-acid sequence MSENSEKITCEICNAQVHSIQIHLRKDHEDWTIERYQQAYPEAPLLSEAAKRAIAEKRKDTTAVAAAPLEMAGTAAAVAAAPNVASLMPKGQIVKQPFHEVFGLGKVAAALSSKKEPIPISVVATSADPDMVPTKSDDYVYDVDELKNVILALELNIPCYVWGHKGSGKSELYEQICARTNRAMIRVQHTVNTEESHIVGQWVVKNGQTEFELGPLPLAMKNGWVYAADEYDFALPSVLSVYQAVLEGKALVIKEADAANRVIEPHPNFRFVATGNTNGSGDETGLYQGTSLQNSANYDRFGMVVHKQYMKKQFESLILQKRVGLVKEDADKMVDFAALVREAYDGAKISDVISPRTLIYSAKIGVKRGSFRQGIQLSFINKLSKVDREVVDGLAQRIFG